Proteins from a single region of Lelliottia sp. JS-SCA-14:
- a CDS encoding type I secretion system permease/ATPase, translating into MLLSRWSAGLAIAARELSLNVSEDNLVHLVKQGHDDVSLFKAMAEYLGLQYQECHLKLTALPGALFPLCMPLQNNKMVVVHSVEQDKALVTFVETPKIKVEIALDTLESQREGSVWIVKRTPLSQGYKLRTAAYSDNTHWLWKLIQKDLRFYVLITVSALFGNILTLGSSLFSMQVYDRVIPAQSFSTLWVLFGGVIIALLCDMLLRLARSKLADAIGKRADISMSSLFYARAMSIKNSATPESTGGFIAQIREIEHVRELLTSTTVLAIVDMPFITLFLGLIWMIGGWLVLPTLLAIPLIVVPGIIIQWPLARLSGKGHEESAQRNAMLVETIQGLEDIKLTQSEDRFIGLWEHCVSTASQISLEQRRWGHRLSNWCQFVQQSVYSCVIALGVYLVIDNTITTGTLIACSILSSRTVGPLGQIAGVLTRWQQARISLRGLNDFLERPLEQRAFTESTHLPTIHGNYELANTRFRFQPDTQWSVDIEKLSIKAGEKIAIIGSIGAGKSTLLRVLSGMADNAEGEIALDGVSMSNLSVNDLRNGMSYLQQDAQLFRGTVRDNVLLGNPHASAEEIVKSLTLSGAAGVLRNNRGLDLPISEGGKGLSGGQRQALLLARTLIQNGNVLLLDEPTASMDEVTEMHVVNALQKHCQAKTLVVVTHRHAPLKLVDRIIVMDRGKIVADGPKERVLQQLNSNKRIA; encoded by the coding sequence ATGTTATTGTCTCGATGGAGTGCCGGGCTGGCGATTGCAGCGCGGGAACTGAGCCTAAACGTTAGCGAAGATAATCTGGTCCACCTGGTTAAGCAGGGCCACGATGACGTTTCGCTTTTTAAAGCGATGGCAGAATATCTGGGGCTACAGTATCAGGAATGTCATCTTAAACTCACGGCCCTACCGGGAGCGTTATTTCCGCTCTGCATGCCGTTGCAGAATAATAAAATGGTGGTCGTCCACAGCGTTGAGCAGGATAAAGCGCTGGTCACTTTTGTGGAAACGCCAAAAATAAAAGTCGAGATCGCCCTCGATACCCTCGAATCCCAGCGGGAAGGCAGCGTCTGGATTGTTAAACGCACGCCCTTGTCGCAGGGATATAAATTACGCACTGCGGCCTATTCTGATAACACGCACTGGCTGTGGAAATTAATTCAAAAAGATCTTCGCTTTTATGTGCTGATTACCGTCAGCGCCCTGTTTGGCAATATCTTAACGCTCGGCAGTTCCCTGTTTTCCATGCAGGTTTATGACCGCGTCATTCCTGCGCAATCGTTCTCTACCCTGTGGGTGCTGTTTGGTGGTGTGATCATCGCCCTGCTCTGCGACATGCTGCTGCGGCTGGCGCGCAGCAAACTGGCGGATGCCATCGGCAAACGGGCGGATATCTCCATGTCCTCGCTCTTCTACGCCCGCGCCATGAGCATTAAGAACAGCGCCACGCCGGAATCCACCGGCGGGTTTATTGCCCAGATCCGTGAAATCGAACACGTGCGGGAACTGCTCACCTCGACCACGGTGCTGGCGATTGTCGATATGCCGTTTATCACCCTGTTCCTCGGTCTGATCTGGATGATCGGCGGCTGGCTGGTACTGCCGACACTGCTGGCGATCCCGCTGATTGTGGTGCCAGGCATTATCATTCAGTGGCCGCTGGCACGCCTGTCCGGGAAAGGCCACGAAGAGAGCGCCCAGCGTAACGCCATGCTGGTGGAGACCATTCAGGGTCTGGAAGATATCAAACTGACTCAGTCCGAAGACCGCTTTATCGGCCTCTGGGAGCACTGCGTCAGCACCGCCTCGCAAATCTCCCTCGAGCAGCGCCGCTGGGGACACCGGCTCAGCAACTGGTGTCAGTTCGTGCAGCAAAGCGTCTACTCCTGCGTGATTGCCCTCGGGGTGTATCTGGTGATCGACAATACCATCACCACCGGTACGCTCATCGCCTGCTCGATCCTCTCTTCGCGCACCGTGGGGCCGCTGGGACAAATTGCCGGGGTGCTGACCCGCTGGCAGCAGGCGCGTATCTCCCTGCGCGGGCTGAATGATTTTCTCGAGCGCCCTCTCGAACAGCGCGCCTTCACGGAATCCACCCACCTGCCGACCATCCACGGCAATTATGAACTCGCGAACACGCGTTTTCGCTTCCAGCCCGACACCCAATGGTCGGTGGATATCGAAAAACTCTCCATCAAAGCCGGGGAGAAGATTGCCATTATCGGCAGCATCGGCGCGGGAAAATCGACGCTGCTGCGCGTGTTGTCAGGCATGGCGGATAACGCCGAAGGAGAAATCGCCCTCGACGGCGTGTCGATGAGCAACCTCTCCGTCAACGATCTGCGCAACGGCATGAGCTACCTGCAGCAGGATGCCCAGCTGTTTCGCGGAACGGTGCGGGATAACGTGCTGCTGGGAAATCCGCATGCCAGCGCGGAGGAGATCGTCAAGAGCCTGACGCTCTCAGGCGCGGCCGGGGTGTTACGCAACAATCGCGGGCTGGACCTGCCTATCTCCGAAGGGGGAAAAGGGTTGTCCGGCGGTCAGCGTCAGGCGCTGCTGCTGGCCAGAACACTCATTCAGAACGGCAATGTATTACTGCTGGACGAACCCACGGCGTCGATGGACGAAGTCACCGAAATGCACGTGGTGAATGCCCTGCAAAAACATTGTCAGGCCAAAACTCTGGTGGTGGTGACCCATCGCCACGCGCCGTTAAAACTGGTGGATCGGATTATCGTCATGGACCGCGGAAAAATCGTTGCGGATGGCCCCAAAGAACGGGTGCTCCAGCAGCTGAATTCGAACAAAAGGATTGCCTGA
- a CDS encoding HlyD family efflux transporter periplasmic adaptor subunit has translation MSFSSQTPIRDSYYAQIKGSIMVIAIIVLTITALLIWSKFALLDEVTTGQGKVITWSRSQVIQSRDGGVIRALLVREGDHVNAGQRIAVLDSTRFQAGFNEIGSRVKALAVAVARLQAEISGIDGQAVTPDYVDILRKYNVAEKDAHQLSDEDILAANKDIITHESSLYTMRHKALLESITGMERSRQLAQNELNMTLPLVAKGAVSEVEELRLRREVSDLVNKINETRNSWYEQSKAELVKQKTELDSLYYQLLQRGDQLSGTTIYSPVKGVVKDVQITTVGGVLEPGGKLLEVVPSEDQLLIEVKINPRDIAFIHPGQKAVVKISAYESSIYGTMKAVVDRISPDTLADETHRDQFYYQIDVRTAQSSLFSKDGKAHEISPGMIATADISTGQKTVFDYLVKPLNKAKEALRER, from the coding sequence ATGAGCTTCTCTTCTCAGACCCCGATCAGGGACAGCTATTACGCCCAGATTAAGGGCAGCATCATGGTGATTGCCATTATCGTGCTGACCATCACCGCGCTGCTCATCTGGAGCAAATTCGCGCTGCTCGATGAGGTGACCACCGGACAAGGTAAAGTCATAACCTGGAGCCGCTCGCAGGTGATCCAGTCCCGCGACGGGGGCGTGATCCGCGCCCTGCTGGTGCGTGAAGGCGACCACGTCAACGCCGGGCAGCGCATCGCGGTTCTCGATTCCACCCGTTTTCAGGCCGGTTTTAATGAAATTGGCTCGCGGGTCAAAGCCCTCGCCGTGGCGGTCGCCCGATTACAGGCCGAAATATCCGGCATTGACGGTCAGGCGGTCACGCCCGACTATGTGGATATCCTCAGAAAATATAACGTCGCCGAAAAAGACGCTCATCAATTATCTGATGAGGATATTCTGGCGGCCAACAAAGATATTATTACCCACGAGTCGTCTCTGTATACAATGCGCCACAAAGCGCTGCTCGAATCCATTACGGGCATGGAAAGAAGCCGCCAGCTGGCGCAAAACGAGTTGAATATGACATTACCTCTGGTGGCAAAAGGCGCCGTTTCAGAGGTGGAAGAATTACGCCTGCGTCGTGAAGTTTCCGATCTGGTAAATAAAATTAACGAGACGCGCAACAGCTGGTATGAACAAAGCAAAGCCGAGCTGGTAAAACAAAAAACCGAGCTCGACTCGCTTTATTATCAGCTATTACAGCGCGGCGATCAGCTATCGGGAACGACTATTTATTCGCCGGTGAAAGGCGTGGTGAAAGATGTGCAAATCACCACCGTGGGCGGCGTGCTGGAGCCGGGCGGGAAATTACTTGAGGTGGTGCCGTCCGAAGATCAGTTACTGATTGAGGTGAAAATAAACCCTCGCGATATCGCGTTTATCCATCCGGGTCAGAAAGCGGTGGTGAAAATCAGCGCCTATGAGTCCTCAATTTACGGGACCATGAAAGCCGTCGTGGACCGTATTTCCCCGGACACGCTGGCCGACGAAACCCATCGGGACCAGTTTTATTATCAGATTGACGTCCGCACTGCGCAGTCATCCCTGTTTAGCAAAGACGGAAAGGCCCATGAAATATCGCCCGGCATGATCGCCACGGCCGATATTTCGACGGGACAAAAAACAGTCTTCGATTATCTGGTAAAACCATTAAACAAAGCTAAAGAAGCTTTAAGAGAACGCTAA
- a CDS encoding TolC family protein, which translates to MKKWIVSLCGLFSGIASQPATAESLVQALQQGISRSPSLQYSLSQISASESSVNQARSGWLPNISVSAGQQATGETSDTGDNQYALTVQQNLFDFGRTGDRVDNAKYNKGSQIWKAIDDAETVSSKVAESYFNILKGQHLLQNNIAEMVEHKRILELAVARAEGGVDNQGDVRQVEVRIRGLEASAESIQAQLQAAENEYQILVGAPSGVLEDTDLTFLDREISKDLRELIRVSPQIRALQMEQAAVSSQYQYVRKSWLPQLSVSLSQGKTSIYGANDTQVMINVTSNVFDGGNTFFQAENAAKQVESARWNVQKSMEDNATNVSESFQQALGYKQEAAIYKVRETQSKQVMSLYNVQYRVNRRSVLDLLNAAQEYYQTIDSQINSMASYQITMLRAVAKLGKINQAFGIHVAIDKDQDIESALNDQPDIVDNQETESTIPQNIVDSAPPSLPAVTDQVDTSAAMESSGLSVPTTPPVSAVKNQSAASGAIKDIEDPLAMLSP; encoded by the coding sequence ATGAAAAAATGGATTGTATCATTATGTGGTCTGTTCTCTGGCATTGCCTCGCAACCGGCTACTGCCGAATCGCTGGTGCAGGCATTGCAGCAAGGGATTTCCCGTTCGCCTTCTTTGCAATATTCCTTAAGCCAAATCTCCGCCAGCGAAAGTTCTGTTAATCAGGCCCGCAGCGGGTGGCTGCCAAATATCAGCGTCTCCGCGGGGCAACAGGCGACGGGAGAAACATCTGATACCGGGGATAATCAGTATGCGCTGACGGTCCAGCAAAATTTATTCGATTTTGGCCGCACCGGCGACCGGGTGGATAACGCGAAATACAACAAAGGCTCGCAGATCTGGAAAGCGATTGACGATGCTGAAACCGTCTCCTCAAAGGTGGCGGAGAGTTATTTCAATATCCTGAAGGGCCAGCACCTGCTGCAAAACAATATCGCCGAAATGGTCGAGCATAAAAGGATCCTTGAGCTTGCCGTGGCGCGCGCCGAAGGCGGCGTAGATAACCAGGGCGACGTGCGTCAGGTCGAGGTGAGGATCCGCGGCCTGGAGGCGAGCGCCGAGAGCATTCAGGCCCAGCTGCAGGCAGCGGAAAACGAGTACCAGATTCTGGTCGGCGCGCCGTCCGGCGTGCTGGAAGACACGGACCTGACCTTTCTCGATCGGGAAATCAGCAAAGACCTGCGGGAGCTGATCAGGGTTTCGCCGCAGATCCGGGCGCTGCAGATGGAGCAGGCGGCTGTCAGCTCGCAGTATCAGTACGTGCGCAAAAGCTGGCTGCCTCAGCTCTCGGTCTCCCTGTCGCAGGGCAAAACATCCATTTATGGCGCGAATGATACTCAGGTGATGATCAACGTCACCAGCAATGTGTTCGACGGCGGGAATACCTTCTTCCAGGCGGAGAACGCGGCAAAACAGGTGGAATCTGCGCGCTGGAACGTGCAGAAATCGATGGAAGATAACGCCACCAACGTGTCCGAAAGTTTTCAGCAGGCGTTGGGCTATAAACAAGAAGCGGCTATCTACAAGGTGCGTGAAACCCAGTCGAAACAGGTGATGTCTCTGTATAACGTTCAATATCGCGTTAACCGCCGCTCGGTTCTGGATCTGTTAAATGCCGCTCAGGAGTATTACCAGACCATCGACAGCCAGATAAACAGCATGGCGAGTTACCAGATCACGATGCTCAGGGCGGTCGCAAAGCTTGGGAAAATAAACCAGGCCTTTGGCATTCATGTGGCAATAGATAAAGATCAGGATATTGAGTCTGCGCTGAACGATCAGCCTGATATCGTTGACAATCAAGAGACAGAATCGACGATTCCGCAAAACATCGTGGATAGCGCCCCGCCTTCTTTACCTGCGGTAACAGATCAGGTTGATACCTCCGCTGCAATGGAAAGCAGCGGACTTTCTGTTCCCACGACTCCGCCCGTTAGTGCGGTAAAAAATCAATCCGCCGCCTCCGGCGCGATAAAAGATATAGAAGATCCTTTAGCTATGTTGTCCCCCTAA
- a CDS encoding response regulator transcription factor: MSKNFDYEAICMPLPKENVADILHDNACETIIFDSSLLFDTTFRKDLHSRTHLKAIILVNGEVDYSLRQIISSHADGMIDCTFDMDIIVLIITAVMKGFQCLPKSPLKDVNLNSQLSLLTQREREVLHFVSQGVSNKSIADFLGVSYKTVCVHRYNIMYKLKVDKLSAVSSTDKLSKPAA, encoded by the coding sequence TTGTCGAAAAATTTTGACTACGAAGCCATTTGTATGCCGTTGCCAAAAGAGAACGTCGCCGACATTCTTCATGACAACGCATGCGAGACGATTATATTTGATTCGTCGTTGCTGTTTGATACGACCTTCAGGAAAGATTTACATTCTCGTACCCATCTGAAAGCGATTATTTTAGTGAATGGCGAAGTGGATTATAGCCTGCGACAAATCATCAGCAGCCACGCGGACGGCATGATTGATTGCACCTTCGATATGGATATTATCGTGCTGATCATTACGGCGGTGATGAAAGGATTCCAGTGTCTGCCAAAATCTCCGCTTAAAGACGTCAATCTGAATTCACAGCTTTCACTTCTGACCCAGCGGGAAAGAGAAGTTCTGCATTTTGTTTCGCAGGGCGTTTCCAATAAGTCTATCGCTGACTTTCTGGGTGTGAGTTACAAAACCGTGTGCGTTCATCGCTATAACATTATGTACAAACTCAAAGTGGATAAACTCTCCGCCGTCTCCAGTACGGACAAATTAAGCAAACCTGCCGCTTAA